In the Sorghum bicolor cultivar BTx623 chromosome 4, Sorghum_bicolor_NCBIv3, whole genome shotgun sequence genome, AAACGAGCCTATAGCGTCTTTTTACTAAAAAACACTTTTAGGATTATGTATGAATGTACTTCCTCCATCTCTAAGCTTTTCAAGAAATTAATATTTTTCAAGTTtaactagatttatagaaattattattattattattattattattatttatatcttCTAATATTTTTGTTATGAAAAATATTTTACTACTAATCTAATATTATCTCTggctcaaattataagtcgttctaGCTTTTCTAgaaatataatttttatataactTTTATTGTTTATCTAGATATGTAGTAAAATCtatatatttataaaactaaagtaacttataatttagaataaaaGGAGTATGTAACATAAATATTGGTATTTTTAAACTATCTATAGTCCTGTTCCGTGTCTTTTTAAACTGGAAAAACGCTTATCTAAAGTACCCGGATAATAAATAAAAGGGCACCAAAAGCCCCCCACAAAACCCTGTGCTTCGTCACCCCACCCTCAAACCCACCACCACACCACTCGCACTACGCgcactgccgccgccgcctccgtttCCAGCGCCGGTGAGACGAGTATGGAGGGGGGGAGCGCGGGGACGGACGGCGGCCTCGACGACGACTGGGACGCAGCCTTCATCATCGAGCTGATCGACACGGTGGACGAGCTCGACGCCTCCCGCAACCCTAACCCCACTCCCACCCCCACACCCGCGCCCGCTCCCATCCCCACGTGTGGCCCTTCCGCCGCCACTCCCGACTCCTACCTCCCCGCCGCTCCGCACCCCTCCCCCCCGCTCCGCTTCTCCCCTCCGCCGCGGCTCTCCGAGCGGCCGCCGctcccgccgccggccgccgccgccagcgccaGGGATGCGTGCGGCTTCTCCCCTCCGCGCGTGCTCTCCCAGGCCGGCCGTGGCTTCTCTCCTACGCGCGACCTCTCCCAGCCCCAGGCGCCCGAGGAGGGCAGCCTCGCGATCGTTGCGGTGTCGGGCTCCGCTGGCGACCAACGCTTCGTGGGCACCGGCGTGGGCGCGGAGAGGGACAGGGAAGCGAGGGAGCTCGAGAGGCTGAAGGTGATTTATTTCTCTGTGTTTGGAGCGGAGCGGGCGGTTCACTTGGCATAGATGCATTTGCGTTTTGTTCCTAATGCTTTTGATCTTAACCACTGCAGAGGGACCTGAACCGTGTCTCGGAGCAAGTGAAAAAATTGGTGCGTACCTTGTTATCATCTGTGGCAGTATTCTGTATTCCTGTGAATCCTTTGAACTGTGCATTTTAACCTTGTTTGAATCTGAATTGAGATGATGTCTGATCTACTAAACTGGTGCTGCTGACAAACTCTTTTTTATGGATTATTGGTGATTGTTTTTAGCTAACTCGTATGATCAGCAGGTTTTGATtctttgtaatcttgtttgcagAAAAATGAATGCACTGAGCTGAGAAAGGACAAAACAAAGAAAGATCTTCAAATCAAAGCTAAAGAAGCTGAGATTCAAAATCTGAAAAAAGCTAATGTGTAAGTACAGCTGGTTTCAGCAACTCATTATTTCAATCACCATGATGCTCACTGTGAGTTAGCGTACTTGTCATCTGTCTGTATCTGAAGAAATTGAACATGTCTAGTTCATTCTGAATGAAGCAGGATTTTGGGGGGCTGGGTTTTTGAAATATTACTTGATTCACATATGTTGCTTTCTGCATCAGTTCCAAGACTGTTGACACTGTTTTCCTCtttcattttctttttattcaGCAGCTCCAGCAAAGATATTTGCAGTGCAGGGATGGATATTGATCAGTCCTTTCACACCCCTGCGAATGGGGCTTTGCATGCTGGGGGTTCTTCTAGGACATCCACTAGGCGAACATACAAGATGAACGGCAAAGATAAGGATGTCCATTCCTTGCGAGATGATTTGTATCTAAAGGAAGGGCATCAAACTGATTTGCCTGAGGCCTTGGAACTGAGGTGTCGCACCATGACTGATAATGGTAAGATGTTGAGCTCATTTTGTAGCTGACATTTCCTTTCTTACACCCCACCCCCTCTTCTAATCTTATCGATGATTTGACTTGAACAGGAACAAGTACATCTGGAGTAGTGTCTCTGGAGGTAATGCCCCTAGCTTATTTTCATCCTTTTATGTCATATATATAGTACCAAAAACTCGTGTAAATTATATTTTCTGTTATGTTGGTAGGAGAATACCCATTTTGAACAAAGAAGCATTACATGCAAGGAAATTAAGGCAATAGGAGTACAGACAGATAAAAGATCCGACAATGAACATTTTGAGTGCAATAAAGTATTGGTTGAGCATATCTCTAGTAACCTACGTGCAATGTGGGGCATGTCATCTAACAGTTTATCAAGAGGGAATTTGATATCAAAGATCATTGTTTCTTGTTCAGAAGAAATTTTGTCACTTCTCCAATGTACTAGATTGTCAGACAACTGTGAACCCTCTTATGAACCAAGCTCCTCCATGAATGAAGCTATTTcccaagtgtatgacatgttCATTAAGGTGAGTACCATGTAAAAGGTGCCTTTTGTATTTCCCTGTTGCAGTTCACCCTGACATGCATTTCACGGTGGACATATGAATTTTCTGACTGAACTTGAGCCTCAATGTCGACTACTGTTCCAGTTTactcttgggccttgtttagttcaccccaaaaaccaaaaacttttcaagattacccgtcacatcgaatcttgtggcacatgcatggaacaataaatatagacgaaaacaaaaactaattgcacagtttgccagtaaatcacgagatgaatcttttgagcctagatagtccatgattggataatatttgtcaaataaaaacgaaaatgctacaataccaaaatccaaaatatttttcggaactaaacaaggccttgatcttTCCACCCCTCTTTTTATACCGGGACTGATATAAGACTTGTATTTAGCCACAAGATGTCCTAAATTGCCTGAACATTTCAATTCAGTATCTGCATATGAAATGCCACATATATTGCTTGCATTTGAAGTAGCCAGGATctttaaaaaaattcaaaatttcctTCCATTTTTCCTTTTGATCATGCCATTTAAGTTAATTAAAATGATCAATTTAATTGCTCATTTTTGGCAGATGAACAGTGGGAGAATATCAATACAAACTTTCCTTGAAGCATTGCTAAATCTCTGTGCTTTTGATAATGTAAGATCCGAGACAGcttttccttttgtttgtaGCATTGATATATGTGTGTGCTTTTGCCATTTCTATTATCGCTTTTATGCACTTGATGAATATGTGTGTGTGCTTCCTTATTGGTATGGAGTATAGGTGTAGGTGCACAACCACACAACGGTATGATCTTGTACTAATTATGTTAGCACTGATACACACTGGGAATGATCTGTTCacgtttattttttaattagcaTTAAACTTTGAGTAAATTTCACAGAGCTACAACTGTGTGATCTAATACCCATAGATCTGCAACAATTTTGACATGTATCACAACAATAAACTATTTTCGCACTTGATACTATAGAACTACAATTTTTTCTAATAGCTACTCAGTGCCAAAGCAATTGTAGTTTTTTGAAATTTACTCTTAAATCAGTAGGAGTTATTTGATGTGGTATTGAGGTTTTCTTGTTAATCTTTGTAACTGTGGGGGAAGGAAAATGATGATTTCTAATGCTAATACTTATGAGCAGCGATGTACTTTTGACTAAGTTCCATTTTAATCATGCACCTTATTGTGAGAAGTGGTGACTTTAGGCATCATAGATCCATTAGTTTAACTAATAAGGAATGGAGGAACCTGCAGAAAAACTATCTTAAAACCCTATCTGTAGTGACAATGAAGCAAACCTATACCTTTTAGGTTGATTTCTTTGTGAATAAGAAAAGTGTGAGCAGTTAATTGATGCAGACTTGGGAAAATGCTAGCAAAATTGGTTCAACTGTCCCTGTTGAAACATCAATAGTACATTCCCTCATCACTTTGTCGCTTTTGTTTGAGTTCTCATAGCGTCACCCCGTCAGACATATACTATTGCTAGAGAGTTGAAACAATAATGATTAATGAGTACACTTAATTTTATTTGCTACATTGTTGTAATGGTTTTGCTATATATGCATGTCAGTCTTTCCACTTTTCTTGTGGATTGTGATGTTGGACTGAGTAATGCTGTATTTTGGCTTTGTTTGACATGCTATTCGTTTTTATCTCTGTATTTCAGACTGCTATAGTTGGTAGAACTTTGAGGGTATTGCTCAGGGTTTTGCAGCACTTACTGCATCATGGAGCGAAGTCTAGTGGAAGGTATGCTTTACTCGTGCATGGAATACAATTTTACTAGTAGACAGCAACTGCATTTCACAGTTAGGTTTAGCACTGAACTCAAAACAGTAATTAACTGACAATATTCATGTTCCTTCTCTAATTCAAAATTCAACCTGGAATATTTCCCTAAATGTAAGCTGTAAAGTGATTAGTAGTGCTTCACTCGATACGTTTTGAGCTCCTATTCTTTTTTGATCTGTAAACCATGTGTTCCTTTCTGCTTCAGTTTTCAAATTTTCTTATAGTGAAATGGTGATGTGGTTTCTAAATGAAATAAACtggttattttttttatgttggAAATGTTTCTACTCAAGGGTGGCTTCCATAatgttcttcttttttttgttgtttacTATTGTAGGTTCCCATGCTTATGAACTTTAATTTGATTTTTCTCAGTGTACCCTCAGGAACAACGTTTCTGTTGAACCATATGTTAACATACACACGGAGAACAACCACAAAGACTGTTTAACCTTGCTGAGTCCACTGGATGCAGACGATTTATTGCAACAGCATAATATGTTTCTTCCTTTTACTTTATGGAGTTCACTTTTCACTGCAATGCTTCAAATTGGGGTCAAGTACTCAGAAGAGACGATTCGTACTGATGCATTATCCATAATGATTCTCATTGTAAGGTCGACAGATCCCAAAGAGGAACGCCATAAGTAAGCAAGCATCTGAATGATGTTTCATTTGTTTAGTTGCTTATGATGTTGGATGTTAATGATATAATGCTGCTACTTTCAGATTCGGATTTACTTCTGTAATGACAAGATTGCATCTGCTAATGCAGAAAGGAAACGGATTGCTTGTTAAGAAGCATTCAGTGCGTCTACTTTTCTTGCTTCTCAATTGTAAGTACTTGTTCTTGTATGTTTGATTTCTTCACACTAGCTTTAGAACTGAAGATGCTAGCATGCAAGAACTGTTCTTGCCAGGTGAACACTGCAATGTGTGCATTCTGTGGACGAGCTACCTggtactctttttttttaatgatGCTTTTGCCTGGTTCTTGGGGACTTCTCATCCCTCATAAGTGTAGAAGATTAGGATTGGGGCAATTGGCCACACCTCAATTGGAGGGGGCGCCTTCTATTATATAGGGCCGACTGGCCTTTACAAGGCAAGGGTGATTCCCTTGATTTACATCTGATTTACATCTCCTAATTATAGTAACTAAATCAGTGATTTACATCTGCTAATTATAGTAACTAAATCAGCTATCCCTGATTGATTTACATCTGCTAATTATGGCAATGATATGCCGCAGCATATGGTAGGGGGCTGCGGCATATTCTATTGCCTAACACCCGCCCGCAGTCGCAGCGGGAGGCTCCCGGACGCAAAGGCTGGATCGAAACTCTCGAAAGAGTGCTGTCGGAAGCCCTTTAGTCATGATGTCAGCGAACGGATGAGAGGAGGGTACATGGAGAACCCGAATTTCACCAAGGGCCACCTTCTCGCGGACGAAGTGAATGTCGATCTCAATGTGC is a window encoding:
- the LOC8055087 gene encoding uncharacterized protein LOC8055087 isoform X4 produces the protein MEGGSAGTDGGLDDDWDAAFIIELIDTVDELDASRNPNPTPTPTPAPAPIPTCGPSAATPDSYLPAAPHPSPPLRFSPPPRLSERPPLPPPAAAASARDACGFSPPRVLSQAGRGFSPTRDLSQPQAPEEGSLAIVAVSGSAGDQRFVGTGVGAERDREARELERLKRDLNRVSEQVKKLKNECTELRKDKTKKDLQIKAKEAEIQNLKKANVSSSKDICSAGMDIDQSFHTPANGALHAGGSSRTSTRRTYKMNGKDKDVHSLRDDLYLKEGHQTDLPEALELRCRTMTDNGTSTSGVVSLEENTHFEQRSITCKEIKAIGVQTDKRSDNEHFECNKVLVEHISSNLRAMWGMSSNSLSRGNLISKIIVSCSEEILSLLQCTRLSDNCEPSYEPSSSMNEAISQVYDMFIKMNSGRISIQTFLEALLNLCAFDNTAIVGRTLRVLLRVLQHLLHHGAKSSGRNNVSVEPYVNIHTENNHKDCLTLLSPLDADDLLQQHNMFLPFTLWSSLFTAMLQIGVKYSEETIRTDALSIMILIVRSTDPKEERHKKETDCLLRSIQCVYFSCFSIAQ
- the LOC8055087 gene encoding uncharacterized protein LOC8055087 isoform X1 — translated: MEGGSAGTDGGLDDDWDAAFIIELIDTVDELDASRNPNPTPTPTPAPAPIPTCGPSAATPDSYLPAAPHPSPPLRFSPPPRLSERPPLPPPAAAASARDACGFSPPRVLSQAGRGFSPTRDLSQPQAPEEGSLAIVAVSGSAGDQRFVGTGVGAERDREARELERLKRDLNRVSEQVKKLKNECTELRKDKTKKDLQIKAKEAEIQNLKKANVSSSKDICSAGMDIDQSFHTPANGALHAGGSSRTSTRRTYKMNGKDKDVHSLRDDLYLKEGHQTDLPEALELRCRTMTDNGTSTSGVVSLEENTHFEQRSITCKEIKAIGVQTDKRSDNEHFECNKVLVEHISSNLRAMWGMSSNSLSRGNLISKIIVSCSEEILSLLQCTRLSDNCEPSYEPSSSMNEAISQVYDMFIKMNSGRISIQTFLEALLNLCAFDNTAIVGRTLRVLLRVLQHLLHHGAKSSGRNNVSVEPYVNIHTENNHKDCLTLLSPLDADDLLQQHNMFLPFTLWSSLFTAMLQIGVKYSEETIRTDALSIMILIVRSTDPKEERHKFGFTSVMTRLHLLMQKGNGLLVKKHSVRLLFLLLNCPVMLKLLCSGGKDGSEQMESEACENNRSKELISSVLADLSDCLTSEATCSLGIELCRLVIILLAYIASSGKLGYEVLLGPVNARGASFLEMIMEVLASQMQYETQELLKERCLVMREALILLNRLASHTNYSKPTLEMLTRSKICATLTIDVANRLPQIQMANDLAELAQKFRSRVYAFLEEKPLAVEGSSLGASNKS
- the LOC8055087 gene encoding uncharacterized protein LOC8055087 isoform X2, translated to MEGGSAGTDGGLDDDWDAAFIIELIDTVDELDASRNPNPTPTPTPAPAPIPTCGPSAATPDSYLPAAPHPSPPLRFSPPPRLSERPPLPPPAAAASARDACGFSPPRVLSQAGRGFSPTRDLSQPQAPEEGSLAIVAVSGSAGDQRFVGTGVGAERDREARELERLKRDLNRVSEQVKKLKNECTELRKDKTKKDLQIKAKEAEIQNLKKANVSSKDICSAGMDIDQSFHTPANGALHAGGSSRTSTRRTYKMNGKDKDVHSLRDDLYLKEGHQTDLPEALELRCRTMTDNGTSTSGVVSLEENTHFEQRSITCKEIKAIGVQTDKRSDNEHFECNKVLVEHISSNLRAMWGMSSNSLSRGNLISKIIVSCSEEILSLLQCTRLSDNCEPSYEPSSSMNEAISQVYDMFIKMNSGRISIQTFLEALLNLCAFDNTAIVGRTLRVLLRVLQHLLHHGAKSSGRNNVSVEPYVNIHTENNHKDCLTLLSPLDADDLLQQHNMFLPFTLWSSLFTAMLQIGVKYSEETIRTDALSIMILIVRSTDPKEERHKFGFTSVMTRLHLLMQKGNGLLVKKHSVRLLFLLLNCPVMLKLLCSGGKDGSEQMESEACENNRSKELISSVLADLSDCLTSEATCSLGIELCRLVIILLAYIASSGKLGYEVLLGPVNARGASFLEMIMEVLASQMQYETQELLKERCLVMREALILLNRLASHTNYSKPTLEMLTRSKICATLTIDVANRLPQIQMANDLAELAQKFRSRVYAFLEEKPLAVEGSSLGASNKS
- the LOC8055087 gene encoding uncharacterized protein LOC8055087 isoform X3; this translates as MEGGSAGTDGGLDDDWDAAFIIELIDTVDELDASRNPNPTPTPTPAPAPIPTCGPSAATPDSYLPAAPHPSPPLRFSPPPRLSERPPLPPPAAAASARDACGFSPPRVLSQAGRGFSPTRDLSQPQAPEEGSLAIVAVSGSAGDQRFVGTGVGAERDREARELERLKRDLNRVSEQVKKLKNECTELRKDKTKKDLQIKAKEAEIQNLKKANVSSSKDICSAGMDIDQSFHTPANGALHAGGSSRTSTRRTYKMNGKDKDVHSLRDDLYLKEGHQTDLPEALELRCRTMTDNGTSTSGVVSLEENTHFEQRSITCKEIKAIGVQTDKRSDNEHFECNKVLVEHISSNLRAMWGMSSNSLSRGNLISKIIVSCSEEILSLLQCTRLSDNCEPSYEPSSSMNEAISQVYDMFIKMNSGRISIQTFLEALLNLCAFDNTAIVGRTLRVLLRVLQHLLHHGAKSSGRNNVSVEPYVNIHTENNHKDCLTLLSPLDADDLLQQHNMFLPFTLWSSLFTAMLQIGVKYSEETIRTDALSIMILIVRSTDPKEERHKFGFTSVMTRLHLLMQKGNGLLVKKHSVRLLFLLLNCPVMLKLLCSGGKDGSEQMESEACENNRSKELISSVLADLSDCLTSEATCSLALHGD